The genome window ATATTGCACAGTTTCACTGATGAAGAAACAACGCGCGCGCCTGTTTCTGAGGGACGCATTCCCACAGCGCGGGAACATCTAGGCTGACCGCAACTCGGTCAAATCAAATATCACACTTCATATGGCAGTCACTTACCTTCCGTTGGCTATTTTGGTATATGCGGTGGGTTTTGGCGATGGTAcactcaataaaaaaaaaatattcactgACTTTCGAACCTAGCCTGGTTGTGCTGCGCGCATGGTGTGTCCCGCCGTGTCACGAGCTCGTTACATGGCATACTCTTTGATGCACTGCCGCTCCACGCTCGTCTGATATCTCCGTCTAAACATCTCGGGGAATACAATCTGACACACTGTGACACCGATGTACTTTTAGTAAGCTATATAAGGATTTAACCCAATTGGACATAACGGAACTTACAGTTAGTTGGAGATAAcggttagtttgtgtgtgtgtgtgtgtgtgtgtgtgtgtgtgtgtgtgtgtgtgtgtgtgtgtgtgtgtgtgtgtgtgtgtgtgtgtgtgtgtgtgtgtgtgtgtgtgtgtgggtgggtgggtggtggagtgtgtgttcgtgcgcGTACAAGCGCTCTCGCAGTGATTTAATCTGTTTTAATCTCAAGGAGTCCATGAAGTGACCTATGATGTCATGAAGGTATATTGGACAAGTGAGTAATGTAATTCAGATTTGTCAAAGTATGATAGAATGAAAAAGTATGCTAATACATTTATGGGGCCATCATGACAAATATACCGAAAAATCGACTACAGTTGATATaaattgaaatataaatatatatgtatgtatatatatatatatatatatatatatatatatagagagagagagagagagagagagagagagagagagagagagagagagagagagagagagaggggagggagcgagagtgaTCTCTATATTGAATATTCGAACATATATGGCCTAGCCCTATCAGTTAAGTAGAAGTCTGTATTCCATGAAGAAATAAATCGCTATTTTTTGCTTAACATGTGTCAAATGGTCAATGCCTGTGTCGTGGTCGAAGCAAATTATTCACCATTATTGTAGTTTGCTGAAGATGTCTAATCCACAACATTTGGCATGACATTGAAAAGGAAATCTGAACACATCAGACATATTTACATAATATGATGCAGATATTGCTATACTGTTGTTATCTTTATGGCTCATTGCCATTTAACTACGAGCATATTCTCGCCCTGTCCATTGCTGGTGGTACACTGTTTTGTGGATGCAGTACCAGCATTCAGCCAGCAGTGGGCAGATCTAAACTACTTTTTACCTCGGAGAAATGAAGGGGGAATGTCTGTTCAGATCGGACAGGGAACTGGCTGGGTAGCGGagtgggttggagggggggggggggggggggggggggtgtggggatCTGTCTGGGATGTGCTAAGCACCTCCAAGTCAGGATTTAAAAATGGTAATTAGCTAATAACACAAGATACCTATAGATTAGCCAGAGGCCTCACACCTGGTTTGTGAGGGTCAATTGAAAGGACAGGGAGAAACACAGCAGATGTGAGGATACTACAGAGGCCGAACTTCACACCTTAGGGTGTGAAGTCTTTAAAAACATTTTACAGCGTAGACGACGCATTTTAAAACAAGACAGTGCCCGCCTCTAGATCTACACTGACATTCTACGTCAGAAAAAATATTTGTGCCTTCTTAAGCATCATTTGTATCAGTCTGCCAAACATTTTGTAAATGTTCCCACTTGGGTAAAAATAATGCAAACACCATGTTATATTTAATGTGTTATTCTGCCGCCTCAGTATAAAACATGATTGACAGAGTAATAGAGATGGGTGTTGCTAAATCACTTGAGAGCGTGTTGTTGTAAGGAATCATACTCCCTGCTGGCCGTTTGGACGCTGGTTGCTGTGAAAGCCATCGCCAGGGGCCCTGGGGAGGCCCAAGGCTCGGCTTTCTCTGAGGAGCCTCTGCACTGGTCCAACCTCAACATTTTGTCATGACTCTAGGTTTTTTCTCTATATCTAAGGCTCCGCAAGCCACGTGTATACTGAGTCAGACATTATGGAAGAATCAGCCTCTTGTTCTGTGATGTAGGGACGGGAGACAATGACAACACCAGCGAATAGTAAATGGGAAGtgaccctcccccccagggcACTTGAATAACATCTTCCAAGGATGTGTGGAGATCAGCAGGTTTTGTTTCGACCTGTGCACCTCTCTGAGAAGAGCCATTGACTTGACCCCGTCTTGGTTTGAATAACCAAACAGGGCACCAAAGGCCCTCAAATAAAACCCTGCGTCCTCATCCCGGGACAGTGTGGAGATCAACTGATAGCCTGGCATGGCAGAGGAAGTGATAACTGTAAACACAGAGCGGGGCAGGGGGATCAATAACTCATCGCCCGTCTGTAATCTGCTCCAACGACCGTTTGTCACATGGCACAAACGTCCGCCCATTTAATCAAGTCTGCTACGGCGGCGACAGCGAACCCATAGGCAATCTGTCAGTCGCTTTGTTAAGAAATGAAGCCTCTTAATTAACCAAATGAACAGAGTGAGCAAGGACGGCCAGAAGGCAGGTTAGGGAGCTGTTAGCGCGGATGTCTGGGATCATAATTTGTTGTCTGGGAGGAGTTGTGCCTGCCTTAATAAATGATGACACATGACACATAggctacaataataataacaaagagtgtttttttttaaggaggCAGGGGTGTGATTTAGAATTCCTTTGGGTTTTCCCCCACTTAACCCGCTGTGACTAGGAATACAACTATTAAACATAAGGAAAAAATTATCGCATGCAACCTATGCAAAAATAATGAACCAAGGATGTTGAATGTGGAGAGAATGATGGCGTCTATGATGGGCTCAAATGCAAGGGTTCATTGGGTTTACCCCCTTTCCAACCTATCGGTTCTTTACTTGGTCGGCAAGGATGCCTGCAAACCAAATAATGATCTGCCAGCGTAGCACTGCTATTATAATATggtttacatgtgtgtatgcacaacGAATGAAAACAGGCCTTGATTTAATGATTGTTTGGTATTAACCGGACCTAGCCTGTGTATCAACAGTTTGATGTCAATGAATATTACATGTCTAGTGATTTGTGATCCTCCCACAGCCTACCTATGTTTTCAAAACAGGCTCCAGACAACTCTgaaatgatctttcattttccAATGGCAACATGTGGAACCAATAAGTTTCAACCATTTTCACAGTTGCTGGTGCAGCCGCCGCACATTCAGGCAGCGATATTATTTGATATTAGCATTTGCCGGTGTAATATCCACTACATGAACTCGCAGAATGTCCAAATCCAATCGGTCTCCCCGTCTCGTGTTCTGTCCACGGTGTGGTATGTGCACATTTCATTTGGAACTGGCACCCCATAGTTCAGATTGATTCAAATACAGTGTTGTGATCCTTGACTGATCAGCCATCACCACCACATAGGAGCACCCCCCTGTAGCACCCTTACAAGGCTCCCTAGGTCAGCACCTGTCCATCTCTTAgtaaaacagggggggggggggggggctgctgtctCCCTGAAAGCCctcaccaccagcaccccctGCCCTTCCCGGCACCCCCTTCTCCAGTTTGGCATGCCCATGCCAGGTATTTGTTCAAATTCCTCACACCCCGCGGGGATAGGtatgctccctctcctctttacAGCCTCTTCTTTCCAGCACATGTATGCAGCACCGATTCCCGGGACCAGAGACGTGGGCCATGCATCCCAAAGGTCCTGGTGGACAGAGTCAACTGGTAAACAGTTTCCCCAGTCGTCTCCAGGCAGACAGCACGGGCAGACCCCCCCCAGCTGTGGCTTCCAGACTGCCGCCCTGGCCAAAAACAACGCCTTGGGTTCCAAGCAGGGTTCAAAAAGGCGCTTTTGATAGCGGATGAAAAACGCTGTGATTTAATCAGAGACCCCTTCCTGACATGGAAAAATGTTTTTGCTGTGCTGGAAGCACTAAAGTATATAGTTCATCTCCATGATTCAGACATCAGATGGCCATATAAAGGCAGGGTGCGCGTGTGACGCAGGCTGTGTGGATATGATTGGATGTGGTATTGACATTGGGTTGTAAGTGAAGTGCATTAGTTAGTGCCGTGGCGAGGTGACAGCACATTAACTGCACCAGTATTGATCCAAATCCCCCCAGAGTCACTCTCACTCCTCTACAAGTACTATCAAGCATTATCAAGCATTAACAAGCATTCAGaacgatatgttcaataactgCTGTTCAAAAACATTGGTAACAACAATAATCTGTATGAGAATctgtatgaatatgaatatttatCAATATACATTGATATTATTTAACACCTCACTAATATGGTATCAACTGTAGAGATATGCATCTGGAACTGAATTGTTGAAGTAAAGATTAACTCATTGTCATGGTCATTTGATTCTGCAATGCAAACAGCTAACAGCCTCTTCTTGCTATAATATAGCCTATACCTCTAAATCTCAATTGGGTCTGGGATTGTCAAGAATAATTAATTTGGTATTGGTTCAATTTAATTCTATAGGTAAATTCCAATAAAAATATCAAGGTCATCTCTGTCAGGCAATTTGGCTTTCAAATGATTTCATGGTGCTGTCTTATCAAAGCTACTTTTGTATTTTAAGGTTAAGTATTTTCCAAAAATCGCTGTCATTGAAAACAGGCCTTTTCACAAAGccattaggcctactataaATCTAAAACTAATGGAAATAGTATGCTTCGTTTCAAAGCAATGATGTTTTTCCTAAACCCAGCATAGAGGGCACATCAACATTGATAATAGCCTAATAAATAACATGGCATTTTTCTTTGTGACCATGTAGGCTACTTTGCCTCCGATTAAAATAGCATTATCGGGGATTTATTATAAATCGTGAAAATAAATATAGTCTATAAATGATAGAGGGTTCACAGAGTGAATTACGTCTCCCACATTGTATCTGAGTCATCGGGTTTTGACTCAGATGTGAATCATTCCCACCAAATATCAAATGTGACTTATTAATTAGACGGCATTATATTCCACAGTTGAGCCATTATAATGTGCCTATTGGTCGAATATGTTATAGCGAACAGGCCTTATGTCTGCTGCGTTAGTGTTGGCTCTATGGGTCCATGGGCTCGTTTCTCCTTATTTATTTGGTTTTCCTAACTCAACTGGCCTTGTGAATAGTCCTGTAGGATATGATGGCTGAGTGCAGAGCGGCAGCCCCCCTCTGCTCTGCCCGCCCCTGACATCATACCCGCCACGGCCCTCCTTCCCGTGGACCGGAGACATATCAGAGAGCTGAGGAGAGccgctcacacagacacaaacacacacacacacacacacacacacacacacacacacacacacacacacacacacacacacacacacacacacacacacacacacacacacacacacacacacacacacacacacacacacacacaccggagacatatcagagagcgagagccgctcagtcagacacacacacacacacacactggagagaCGCTGAGCAGATACTTTAGATATAGCCTACCCTTACTTTATGTCAAAATAGACTATAATTATTTGGTACTTTTTCCAAGAAAGTTAATAAAATGAGTTTAATCATCCAAAATCTTCGTTGGAATATCATCTTTACAGCGTCTGGAATAAGCATTCTCCAAGGTAGGCTGTACTCCATATTACTTATAAACCAATGCGTCGTATCTGCTATCACTGTGATAATTATAGGAAGTCTTTCgtgtattatacaaaaagggtTTACATAAGGATCCTACACAGCATGTTGTAATTTGCGATAATGAACGTTAGCATATTGTTACATTTAAAAAGCGATTTATTTAGGATGTCAAAAGTAAAATAGGCCTAATATGGTATTGGCTAATGCTGACTTTGGACATGGCCTTTATCCTGAACACAATTCAACTATTTATTTTGCGTGTTTCTTAATGATACACTTcaatctaaaaaataaataatattaagaaGTCTGAAATAGATATTTGTGTGCCATGGGGGGAACACAGATGTTATTTAAAGGGGACCGTGAAGGCATCGGGCGCGCCTCTCCGCGGGGGCTCTGCAGGCCTGCACAGTAGCTCTTAACCCCGGCGCCGTGCGGGTCACCATGTGTCCTGCTCTGCACGCCATGTTTACCCCCTACGATTACTTTGAAGTCAACGCATAGCTTAGGAAACATCGATGATTCATTTTGCAAGATATACCAGAGACGGTCAAGGCCCTCCGGAGGCTCGGGTTCGTCGACGTGCAACATTCCACTGCACCAAAGTGATGAGGCTATTAACCAGTTAAATCAGGATATCTTGTATTTCTGGCCTCACTAACCTGAaatgcaattaaaaaaatatagacTTTGGCTTAGCCGCTCTCTAACCCAACGTTTAGTCTTTTACGGAATTTGATAGAAAGATAGGCTATGACCTGTAGCCCTTTTCAAAATGTGTGGACGTGACTATACATGTTTTTTACACATTCTTGAATTCGGGCGGGCAAATTCATACCCGCGACATACTAATTGTTGAAAACGTATTTGCCATTTAGTGGGTTTAACATCACAAAGTCCTGTTAGTAGCATTTTCCCACCGCAAATAATCCCAAACAGCTGTAAGTGCATTGGACTTTTCAATTCTTCTTCTGCAATAAAATAACTCTGAAAAAGCTTGTATTGTTTCacatttttaatttgtaatGCCTTCCCCCAAAATTATAATAGGCCATTATGCTTCCCTAAATATGCATAAAAAATGCATCTACAACTTCTTAACCAAAAAAATGCCTTTCATGGTGAAATTCTGTGACCGAAATgaaaactatttaaaaataataataattgtcttCTTTACCCAACTCTATTCACACCCTTCCTTTTCTCTTTTCCTCCAATTGGTCCCACCTCCTACCCCTCCGATTCACGTAAATAGTTTCTGCCTCCAGCCCTTTCAGGCAGTACGTCCTAATCAATTAATACATTTGAAAATTTCCCAACCATGGACCTTCCAGGCTCcgtgcctccctctccctttccctacACCTTCCCCTTCATCCCCAACGTCTCCCTgccgtctccctctccatccatctctccgtcCCCAAGCCTGGCCTCCACAGCTCTCTTCTGCTCCTTCCTGTCGCTCCTCTCCCTGCTGGGTATCACAGGGAACCTGTACACCCTGGGACTGCTCCTCAGACGCAGGAGAGGACGGAGGAGGCACAGAGCAGGAGCATGCTGCTGCCCGTACAGACTCCCGGTCCCGTCCTGCCTGGCCAGcgctccctccccttccctctccccttcctcctctcccgtctcctcttccatcagctcttcctcctccctctacctccAGGTACTGAGCTTGGCTCTGGCCgacctcctctacctcttcacCGCGCCCTTCATCGTGTACGACAGCCTTGCGTCCGGCTGGGCCTTTGGGGAGCTGGGCTGCCGCCTGCTCCTCAGCTTGGACCTCCTGACAATGCACGCCTCCATCTTCACCCTGACGGCCATGAGTCTGGACCGCTACAGGGCCGTGGCGCGGCCCCtccacgcctcctcctccaactcctcggGCCTGCTGCGCGTGGGCCTGGCCTGGGGCCTGGCGCTGGCGCTGAGCCTTCCCATGATGATCACTCTGCACCTGGAGGACGGCGACAGCCAGGACGGCCAGCTCTGCGTGCCGGCCTGGGACGAGCAGAGCTCCAAGGCCTATCTCAGCATCCTCTTCTGCACCAGCATCCTGGGCCCGGGGCTGGCCATCGGGGCGCTGTACGCCACTCTGGGCCGGCTGTACTGGGTGTCGCAGACGCGGCCCGCCTGGGCCAGCGGGGGCAGCACGGCCTACCCTCCCAGAGCGCCCAAGCCCAAGgtgctgctcctcatcctgggCATTGTGATAGCCTTCTGGGCCTGCTTCCTGCCCTTCTGGATCTGGCAGCTGCTGCCACTCTACCAGCCCGACATGCTGAGGACCGTACCGGTGGGCACCCAGGTCACAGTCAACCGGATCCTGACTGGCCTGACCTACGGGAACTCCTGCGTGAATCCCTTTTTCTACACCCTGCTGACGGGAAAACGGAAACGCAATCGGCAGACGCTGACGTCGGCCAACGAGCTCTGCCGCAAGAGCAGTCCTGTGCAGTAAGATACGTACGTCTCTGGCCATAGAGCCCCTTTCTGCTATAGGACTTTGGTatgtatatgtactgtatattgtCACATGTAATTGACACTCACAATTCTATGGATTTCCCCACATACACAAGAGGACAGGAGAATGGTGGGAAAGTAAAGCACTTTGTTTGTAGTTTGTCACGAGGAATTTGGTGCAGTCGAAAGAACATTAACAATTGGTGGGGAATTCAATGTTTCAAGAAACTTCATGTGTTAATTGTGTCAGATAATCTATTCTACAACTCGTGTCAGGCAAATTGACAATCTTTGGCCACAAAACATCCAAAGCAAAACGTCAATGCTTCTGGCTGACACTGGGGGAGAAATTATAATGTTTTGAGACACCGCAAATTATGGGTCAAAGGCTATCCTTGAACAATtccaaaaacacagacacaactctACATAATAAAGCCAAAGCTGCATGTTATCTTTTAAAACCTATTTTGCTATGACACATGACACACTTCTTTGCATGGCCTTAATGTTTatcataatatataatacagCTTTTTAAAAAGATGTGCTTCCTGTAGTATATCTAAGTGTCAAGTGTTGCATTGGTTTGGTAGGAGGGAACTCACAGCAATGGTTCCTCTGACCACAAAACTACAGCTGAACCATATTATTGTTAGCCTTTACAATGTTACCAAAGAAACAAATAAGTATGTTAGTTATGTTACTAAGTTAAGGGCCAAGCAAATGaagttgatttatttatttttttcaattatcATTTCCATTCCCATGCATATACATGCATAACAAATATTTGGGGCCATCTTGTGTCCCAGTCTCATGTAATCTCTGCATTCTCTTTAAAACCTAAATGTTCCTATGCCATTCACATTTATCTGGTAAAATATGACGATGGTAAACAACCCTCATTGGCTTTGCCCATACCTTGGTCTATTCTAATGTGGAGATCCTTTTTATTCTCTCAGAGATTCTCCAAGTCCAagttctccctgtctctgtcccgCTCGAAGGTGTGAATACTGCTGTTTGACcgagaggagtggggggggggggtgtgggggaacTGACGGTggcgtgggggtgtgtgtgaggggtacAGTGAAAGGACAGGGGTGCATATGCAGAGGGGTGGGCAGAATATGTATGAAGGACCTGCATAGCAATGCAGGTGCAGATATATTAAAACGTGCAATAGAAACAGGGTTTAAGGGTTGGAAAACAGATTTTAATTGATGTGACTTATGTAATCAATAAACTGATTTCATGATTTTGATACAGTATTTGAATGAGTCCTGAGTCCTTGCTGTGAATCTGTGACCAAGATGCGGGAAAATAGCCCCAAAAACACGGgaaatagatatatatgtatctatatatttatatagtctACATATATTGTAGActttctttatatttattttagacCATACCTGAGGACTTCTCCTGACCTATTGAGATACTTCCCAAAATGCCCGCCATCTAAGCAGCCCATGGATGTATGCCTTGTGTCTTTATTGTTTAGCTCCTAGATACAACTCCCGATATGGTGATCAAGACACAGGGCTA of Gadus macrocephalus chromosome 11, ASM3116895v1 contains these proteins:
- the uts2r3 gene encoding urotensin-2 receptor isoform X2, encoding MTWTLCSPHPHQNTHNVSLPSPSPSISPSPSLASTALFCSFLSLLSLLGITGNLYTLGLLLRRRRGRRRHRAGACCCPYRLPVPSCLASAPSPSLSPSSSPVSSSISSSSSLYLQVLSLALADLLYLFTAPFIVYDSLASGWAFGELGCRLLLSLDLLTMHASIFTLTAMSLDRYRAVARPLHASSSNSSGLLRVGLAWGLALALSLPMMITLHLEDGDSQDGQLCVPAWDEQSSKAYLSILFCTSILGPGLAIGALYATLGRLYWVSQTRPAWASGGSTAYPPRAPKPKVLLLILGIVIAFWACFLPFWIWQLLPLYQPDMLRTVPVGTQVTVNRILTGLTYGNSCVNPFFYTLLTGKRKRNRQTLTSANELCRKSSPVQ
- the uts2r3 gene encoding urotensin-2 receptor isoform X1, producing MDLPGSVPPSPFPYTFPFIPNVSLPSPSPSISPSPSLASTALFCSFLSLLSLLGITGNLYTLGLLLRRRRGRRRHRAGACCCPYRLPVPSCLASAPSPSLSPSSSPVSSSISSSSSLYLQVLSLALADLLYLFTAPFIVYDSLASGWAFGELGCRLLLSLDLLTMHASIFTLTAMSLDRYRAVARPLHASSSNSSGLLRVGLAWGLALALSLPMMITLHLEDGDSQDGQLCVPAWDEQSSKAYLSILFCTSILGPGLAIGALYATLGRLYWVSQTRPAWASGGSTAYPPRAPKPKVLLLILGIVIAFWACFLPFWIWQLLPLYQPDMLRTVPVGTQVTVNRILTGLTYGNSCVNPFFYTLLTGKRKRNRQTLTSANELCRKSSPVQ